In Papio anubis isolate east mitochondrion, complete genome, the sequence AGATAGAATCTTAGTTCAGCCTTAAGTTTACCCACAGAATAACCCAATCCCCCTGTAAACTTAATTGTTAGTCTAAAGAGGGACAGCTCTTTAGACACTAGGAAAAACCTTACATAGAGAGTAAAAACCCCCGTCACCATAGTTGGCCTAAAAGCAGCCACCAATTAAGAAAGCGTTCAAGCTCAACATTAACCACCTAAAAAATCCCAAACATACTATTGAACTCCTTAAATCACATTGGATTAATCTATCACCCCATAGAAGCAATAATGCTAGTATAAGTAACATGAACTCTCTCTCCCTACTGCATAAGCCTAAACCAAACCAAAACCCCACTGATACTTAACAGCCCAGTACTAACAAACACAAACAAGTCCATACTACTCTTACTGTTAATCCAACACAGGCATGCTTTTAAGGAAAGGTTAAAAAAAGTAAAAGGAACTCGGCAAACTTAGCCCCGCCTGTTTACCAAAAACATCACCTCTAGCATTACTAGTATTAGAGGCACTGCCTGCCCAGTGACACACGTTTAACGGCCGCGGTACCCTGACCGTGCAAAGGTAGCATAATCACTTGTTCTTTAAATAGGGACTCGCATGAATGGCAACACGAGGGTTCAGCTGTCTCTTACTTTTAACCAGTGAAATTGACCTATCCGTGAAGAGGCGGACATGAAACAATAAGACGAGAAGACCCCATGGAGCTTCAATTTACTAATGTAGCTAAGAATCGTATAAATCCACGGACTCTAAAACTTCTATGCCTACATTAAAAATTTTGGTTGGGGCGGCCTCGGAGCACAAACAAACCTCCGAGTGATCCACGCCAAGGCCTCACAAGCCAAAGCGAACTAATATTCACAATTGACCCAATAATTTGATCAACGGAACAAGTTACCCTGGGGATAACAGCGCAATTCTATTCTAGAGTCCATATCAACAATAGAGTTTACGACCTCGATGTTGGATCAGGACATCCTAATGGTGCAGCAGCTATCAAGGGTTCGTTTGTTCAACGATTAAAGTCCTACGTGATCTGAGTTCAGACCGGAGCGATCCAGGTCGGTTTCTATCTATTCCACATTTCTCCCTGTACGAAAGGACAAGAGAAATAAGGCCCACTTCACAAAGCGCCTTCACCATATAAATGACTTAGTCTTAATTTACCAAAATATTACACACCCTACCCGAGAACAGGGTTTGTTAAGATGGCAGAGCCCGGTAATTGCATAAAACTTAAAACTTTACATCCAGAGGTTCAACCCCTCTTCTTAACACCATGACCACAATAAACCTCCTACTCCTTATTATATCCACACTAGCCGCCATGGCGTTTCTTACACTCGTTGAACGAAAACTACTAGGATATATACAACTACGCAAGGGACCTAACATTGTAGGTCCCTACGGACTACTACAACCATTCGCCGATGCAATAAAACTCTTCACTAAAGAACCCCTAAAACCCTCAACATCCAGTACTATCCTTTATATCACAGCACCCGCCCTAGCCTTTTCCATTGCTCTCCTCCTATGAACCCCCCTCCCTATACCCAACCCTCTAATTAACTTTAACCTAGGACTCCTATTTATCCTGGCCACATCCAGCCTAACCGTCTACTCCATCCTATGATCTGGGTGGGCATCAAACTCAAACTACGCTCTAATCGGAGCCCTACGAGCCGTCGCCCAAATAATCTCATACGAAGTTACCCTCTCCATCATCCTATTATCAATCTTACTAACAAGTGGCTCATTCAACCTCAACATACTCATTACAACACAAGAACACCTCTGACTCATCCTGCCATCATGACCACTAGCTATAATATGATTTACCTCTACACTAGCAGAAACAAACCGAACCCCTTTCGATCTTATAGAAGGCGAATCAGAACTAGTATCAGGCTTCAACATTGAATATTCCGCAGGCCCATTCGCCCTATTCTTCATAGCCGAATACATAAACATTATCATAATAAATGCCCTAACAACCACAATCTTTCTAGGCACATTCTACCCCACTCACTCACCGGAACTATTCACAACATCCTTTACCATTAAAACACTCCTCCTAACTTCACTATTCCTATGAATCCGAGCAGCGTACCCCCGATTCCGCTACGACCAACTCATGCACCTACTATGAAAAAGTTTTCTCCCACTTACACTGGCACTCCTCATATGAAGTACCTCAATACCCATCGCAATCTCCAGCATCCCCCCTCAAACCTAGAAATATGTCTGACAAAAGAGTTACTTTGATAGAGTAAACAATAGAGGCCCCAATCCTCTTATTTCTAGGATTACAGGCATCGGACCTGCTCCTGAGAATCCAAACTTCTCCGTGCTACCCCTCACACTCCATCCTACAGTAAGGTCAGCTAAACAAGCTATCGGGCCCATACCCCGAAAATGTTGGTCACATCCTTCCCGTACTAATCAACCCACTAGCCCAACTCATTATCTACACTACAGTAATCACGGGTACACTCATTACAATACTAAGCTCACACTGATTCCTCGCCTGAGCAGGCCTAGAAATAAACATATTAGCCTTCATCCCAACCCTAATCAAAAAAACGAATGCTCGCTCCACAGAAGCCGCTACCAAGTACTTTCTAGCACAATCTACCGCATCCATAATCCTCATAATAGCAATTATTTCCAACAACTTATTATCAGGACACTGAACAACAACAACAACAAACTACACCAATCAATTCCCACCCCTAGCAATAACAATCGCCCTTACCATAAAACTAGGGATAGCTCCTTTCCACTTTTGAGTCCCAGAAGTCACCCAAGGAACACCCCTAACCTCTGGCTTACTCCTCCTCACATGGCAAAAACTAGCTCCAATCTCAATCATATACCAGATCCACCCATCAATCAACACCCACATTCTACTGATCCTCTCAACCCTATCCATTGCAGTAGGTAGCTGAGGAGGCCTCAATCAAACACAACTACGCAAGATCCTAGGGTACTCTTCAATCACCCACACGGGCTGAATAATAATAACACTAACATACAACCCAACTATCACAACCCTTTATTTAATTACCTATATCACCTTAACAACTACAATATTCCTAACTCTCAACCTAAACTCAAGCACTACAACTCTCACACTATCTAATACCTGAAACAAATCAACCCACCTAATACCACTAATGACATCCACCCTCTTATCCCTGGGAGGCTTACCCCCTCTAACTGGCTTCCTACCCAAATGGGTCACTATTCAAGAACTCACAATAAACAATAACTTTATCATCCCAACTATCATAATCACCATAACTCTGCTCAACCTATATTTCTACATACGCTTAATCTACACCATCTCCCTAACACTACTCCCCACGTCTAACAACACAAAAATAACATGACAATTCGAAAACACAAAACCCACACTCTTCATCCCTGCACTCATCACCATCTCCACCCTCCTACTACCAATCTCCCCCCTAATTCTATCCATTCCCTAGAAATTTAGGTTAGACAAGACCAAGAGCCTTCAAAGCCCTTAGCAAGTAAAATTACTTAATTTCTGAAATACATAAGGACTGCAGACACCTACTCCGCATCAACTGAACGCAAATCAATCGCTTTAATTAAACTAAGCCCTTACTAGGTCAATGGGACTCGAACCCACAAAAATTTAGTTAACAGCTAAATACCCCAACCAACTGGCCTTGACCCACTTCTCCCGCCGCGGGAAAAAAAGGCGGGAGAAGCCCCGGCAGAAACTTAAAGCTGCTCCTTCGAACTTGCAATTCAATGTGAAAATCACCTCGGGGCTGGTAAAAAGAGGGTTAGACCTCTGTCTTTAGGTTTACAGCCTAATGCCTACTCAGCCATTTTACCATTTCTTCCACTCATGCTCATCAATCGTTGGCTGTTTTCAACAAACCACAAAGACATTGGAACTTTATACCTGTTATTTGGTGCATGAGCCGGAGTTACAGGCATGGCCCTAAGTCTTCTCATTCGAGCCGAACTGGGTCAACCCGGTAACCTACTAGGCAATGATCACATCTACAACGTCATTGTAACGGCCCATGCGTTCGTCATAATCTTTTTCATGGTTATACCTATTATAATCGGGGGTTTCGGAAATTGATTAGTGCCTCTAATAATTGGCGCTCCTGATATAGCATTCCCCCGTTTAAACAACATAAGTTTCTGACTCCTTCCCCCCTCTTTCCTACTACTAATAGCATCAACCGCAGTAGAAGCCGGTGCTGGGACAGGTTGAACAGTGTATCCTCCTTTGTCAGGGAACTTTTCCCACCCAGGGGCCTCCGTAGACCTAGTCATCTTCTCTCTTCACCTAGC encodes:
- the ND1 gene encoding NADH dehydrogenase subunit 1 (TAA stop codon is completed by the addition of 3' A residues to the mRNA); amino-acid sequence: MTTMNLLLLIMSTLAAMAFLTLVERKLLGYMQLRKGPNIVGPYGLLQPFADAMKLFTKEPLKPSTSSTILYITAPALAFSIALLLWTPLPMPNPLINFNLGLLFILATSSLTVYSILWSGWASNSNYALIGALRAVAQMISYEVTLSIILLSILLTSGSFNLNMLITTQEHLWLILPSWPLAMMWFTSTLAETNRTPFDLMEGESELVSGFNIEYSAGPFALFFMAEYMNIIMMNALTTTIFLGTFYPTHSPELFTTSFTIKTLLLTSLFLWIRAAYPRFRYDQLMHLLWKSFLPLTLALLMWSTSMPIAISSIPPQT
- the ND2 gene encoding NADH dehydrogenase subunit 2 (TAA stop codon is completed by the addition of 3' A residues to the mRNA), encoding MNPLAQLIIYTTVITGTLITMLSSHWFLAWAGLEMNMLAFIPTLIKKTNARSTEAATKYFLAQSTASMILMMAIISNNLLSGHWTTTTTNYTNQFPPLAMTIALTMKLGMAPFHFWVPEVTQGTPLTSGLLLLTWQKLAPISIMYQIHPSINTHILLILSTLSIAVGSWGGLNQTQLRKILGYSSITHTGWMMMTLTYNPTITTLYLITYITLTTTMFLTLNLNSSTTTLTLSNTWNKSTHLMPLMTSTLLSLGGLPPLTGFLPKWVTIQELTMNNNFIIPTIMITMTLLNLYFYMRLIYTISLTLLPTSNNTKMTWQFENTKPTLFIPALITISTLLLPISPLILSIP